Proteins from a single region of Deinococcus detaillensis:
- a CDS encoding PKD domain-containing protein — TGLVKALTYQLDWGDGTPAVDITGVETQTLSHNYARPGNYRLTLSVPGSAPVSAALTVSVPAATLTSTTDALSVTAVVSGLQESLTYRLTWGDGSNTDLTGKVTDTLTHTYAKPGVYVLELSTPGAPSVTATVNVQVRPLVLAVVAPELRATASLSGLVSALTYTVNWGDGQQDTVTGQTATTLVHTYLKPGQYTVTVTAPSLEPVTTTFTAGLPPQEVLTATPGSSPDVLDIRITGLLEGATYLLDYGDGQVEQLAFIGQSGRWTHRYTRTGVYTLTLNLRTPDGVSSVRAVTTVQAQLQLVLRAATVAFASDSTNSNITLNSLDPVAVRLIIDYTGSGSLTGNWLLDGQAGPSVTVNLPDGGTTATATYTVSPPKPGNHTVSFRIADVQSTCAAACPAPVLPGANTLRYTLDSPSLLTYGGLSVKLTSIKNLDLQSFAGEGTVRLIVGGADLGEQNVTMANLQVTRSATGYKVTGGDPTRVGLANLPLRLLSLGEASVRLTSLNLSPEGAALSGTVQLPSGTGTGLTFTDASLLEGGELLADLKGSANALGDLKIGTTGISVSATGGVLDLSRKQNADGLSAAYTGGTAPTPDWMGVVLPGANLTIGTPIASGTPVSVSGLVAYTLGGYATAFDFTPTDLSVGGWAIKSGPLKMAISGSVIASLSGQGSLTVPMVNEPLALTIGWNPQLGNPGAKWEVKSDVAVVNHNFGRTALDLGRPTWEFGGDGKAKLIFSNAKWNLGGVSGKDVKVPVYNMTFTPDGGVSLGGEAWASATGLTNFTLFDYPLPTAEIGARREADGQYTLSLRGKLQLGDALPVNAVANPISFWVKDGKDVKIVFDKIRIFGQIKTVDYDVSVSAMFKDENNLEFIGQGTIKIAKKIAVAAKAGFGRDNGTSYGFFWASVASSGLKPFVTVGSVGFYEFSGGVGINMVWKDGKFDAPPVKAIPPAGAARVVNVAIQAGAVFGTAIDNGTTAHFRGTLGVDSEGTVAIKAVGWLFTPLAQGALGSYSSGTASAAGPNLSTVSTKGSLAPQVAALILLSVPPESPDSGYLLVQGCVGPAAKSSVGGLDCTHNRELDFYNIVAVSGYAEMYMPFSGSGQRVYLGTKANPISVRLLSIKSGSTTTTTTAAVKNADGTTTDAISGTTANSSSNAATAGSSNTTTSRADGLGYNGYLMVDGTQISVGVGVSLAYSVGQSGTGKVCDWYWYANAHLALNADFTVVYDPTSLDASVTLSAGAAAGGGACGLKVDVGINLSITGHLYVSAASSYINGTASGSVTLPVIGDLPFSVKGRVDF, encoded by the coding sequence ACCGGGCTGGTCAAGGCCCTGACCTACCAGCTCGACTGGGGCGACGGCACGCCAGCCGTGGATATCACGGGTGTGGAGACGCAGACCCTGAGTCACAACTACGCCCGTCCCGGCAACTACCGTCTGACCTTGAGTGTGCCCGGGAGTGCTCCGGTGAGCGCCGCGCTCACCGTGAGTGTGCCGGCGGCCACCCTGACTTCAACGACGGACGCGCTGAGCGTGACCGCCGTGGTCAGCGGCTTGCAGGAGAGCCTGACTTACCGGCTTACCTGGGGTGACGGTTCGAATACCGATCTCACTGGCAAAGTCACCGACACCCTGACACACACTTACGCCAAACCCGGTGTCTACGTCCTCGAACTCAGCACGCCGGGTGCTCCCAGCGTCACCGCTACCGTGAATGTTCAGGTCCGGCCTCTGGTGCTGGCAGTGGTTGCCCCCGAATTGCGGGCCACGGCCTCGCTCAGTGGCCTGGTCAGCGCCCTGACTTACACCGTGAACTGGGGCGACGGACAGCAGGACACGGTCACGGGCCAGACCGCCACGACCTTGGTTCATACATACTTGAAACCTGGGCAGTACACGGTCACCGTCACTGCTCCCAGCCTGGAACCCGTCACGACTACCTTCACTGCGGGTCTTCCGCCGCAGGAAGTTCTCACCGCCACACCAGGTAGTTCACCGGACGTACTGGACATCCGCATTACTGGACTTCTGGAGGGCGCGACCTACTTGCTCGATTACGGTGACGGCCAGGTGGAACAACTGGCCTTTATCGGCCAGTCAGGCCGCTGGACGCACCGGTACACCCGCACGGGCGTGTACACCCTGACGCTGAATTTGCGCACGCCGGACGGTGTGAGCAGCGTCCGCGCGGTCACGACCGTGCAGGCACAGTTGCAGCTGGTCCTGAGGGCGGCCACCGTGGCGTTTGCGAGCGATTCTACGAACTCGAACATCACCCTGAATTCCCTCGATCCTGTCGCCGTCCGCCTGATCATCGACTACACCGGGAGCGGCAGCCTGACGGGCAACTGGCTCCTAGACGGTCAGGCTGGTCCTTCCGTCACCGTGAATCTGCCGGATGGAGGCACCACAGCGACCGCGACTTACACGGTCTCGCCGCCCAAGCCTGGCAACCACACGGTGTCGTTCCGCATAGCGGATGTCCAGTCGACGTGCGCCGCGGCTTGCCCAGCACCCGTTCTTCCCGGAGCGAACACGCTCAGGTACACCCTCGACAGCCCGAGTCTCCTCACTTACGGGGGGCTGAGTGTCAAGCTGACCAGCATCAAGAACTTGGACCTGCAGAGCTTTGCTGGTGAAGGAACTGTGCGCCTGATCGTGGGCGGTGCAGATCTGGGCGAACAGAATGTCACGATGGCGAACCTTCAAGTGACCCGCTCGGCCACGGGCTACAAGGTCACGGGCGGCGACCCGACCAGAGTGGGCCTGGCCAATCTTCCCCTGCGCCTGCTGAGCCTGGGTGAGGCCAGTGTCCGCCTCACGTCCCTGAACCTCAGCCCCGAAGGCGCGGCGCTCAGCGGAACAGTTCAGCTGCCCAGTGGTACGGGTACCGGACTGACCTTCACAGACGCCAGCTTGCTGGAAGGCGGCGAACTTCTGGCCGACCTCAAGGGCAGCGCAAATGCTCTTGGTGACCTGAAGATCGGCACCACTGGAATCAGCGTTTCGGCCACCGGTGGTGTGCTCGATCTGTCACGCAAGCAGAACGCCGACGGCCTGAGTGCTGCCTACACGGGCGGCACGGCACCCACACCTGACTGGATGGGTGTGGTGTTGCCGGGTGCCAACCTGACCATCGGCACCCCCATCGCCTCTGGCACCCCGGTGAGCGTGAGTGGCCTAGTGGCCTACACGCTGGGCGGCTACGCCACCGCCTTCGATTTCACGCCCACCGACCTGAGCGTCGGTGGCTGGGCTATCAAGTCCGGGCCGCTGAAAATGGCCATCAGCGGCAGCGTCATCGCCAGCTTGAGCGGCCAGGGCAGCCTGACTGTTCCCATGGTGAACGAGCCTCTTGCACTGACCATCGGCTGGAACCCGCAGCTCGGCAACCCTGGCGCGAAGTGGGAAGTCAAGTCGGATGTCGCCGTGGTCAACCATAACTTCGGGCGCACGGCGCTGGACCTGGGCCGGCCCACCTGGGAATTCGGCGGCGACGGCAAAGCGAAACTGATTTTCTCAAACGCCAAATGGAACCTGGGCGGCGTAAGCGGCAAGGACGTCAAGGTGCCGGTCTATAACATGACCTTCACCCCCGACGGCGGGGTCAGTCTGGGCGGTGAGGCCTGGGCCAGCGCCACGGGCCTGACGAACTTCACCCTGTTTGATTACCCTCTGCCCACCGCCGAAATCGGTGCCCGCCGCGAGGCGGACGGTCAGTACACCCTCAGTCTGCGCGGCAAACTGCAACTGGGTGACGCGCTCCCCGTGAACGCCGTCGCGAATCCCATCAGCTTCTGGGTGAAAGACGGCAAGGACGTAAAAATCGTCTTCGATAAGATTCGGATCTTCGGTCAGATCAAGACTGTGGATTACGACGTATCGGTCAGCGCCATGTTCAAAGATGAAAACAACCTGGAATTCATCGGGCAGGGCACCATCAAGATCGCCAAGAAAATTGCTGTGGCCGCCAAAGCTGGCTTCGGGCGGGACAACGGCACCAGCTACGGCTTCTTCTGGGCCTCTGTCGCCTCATCCGGCCTGAAACCCTTCGTCACCGTCGGCTCCGTGGGATTCTACGAATTCAGCGGCGGTGTGGGCATCAACATGGTCTGGAAGGACGGGAAGTTCGATGCACCGCCCGTGAAAGCCATTCCGCCCGCCGGTGCCGCTCGCGTGGTTAACGTCGCGATTCAGGCAGGCGCAGTGTTCGGAACGGCCATCGACAATGGCACCACTGCACACTTCCGGGGCACGCTGGGCGTGGACTCGGAAGGCACTGTGGCGATCAAGGCCGTGGGCTGGCTCTTTACCCCGCTGGCACAGGGCGCTCTCGGAAGCTATTCCTCCGGCACGGCCAGCGCTGCTGGCCCGAACCTCTCGACCGTCTCGACCAAGGGGAGCCTGGCACCTCAGGTTGCCGCACTGATTCTGTTGAGCGTGCCGCCCGAGAGTCCCGACAGCGGCTACCTGCTCGTGCAGGGCTGCGTGGGGCCAGCTGCCAAGTCATCGGTCGGTGGGCTGGACTGCACGCACAACCGTGAACTCGACTTCTATAACATCGTCGCCGTGAGCGGGTACGCCGAGATGTACATGCCGTTTTCCGGCAGCGGTCAGCGCGTGTACCTGGGCACCAAAGCCAACCCGATCAGCGTGCGCCTGCTCTCTATCAAATCAGGCAGCACCACCACCACGACCACGGCAGCCGTCAAAAATGCGGACGGTACTACCACGGACGCCATCTCCGGTACCACCGCCAACTCTTCATCGAATGCGGCCACCGCAGGCTCTAGTAACACCACGACCAGCCGGGCCGACGGCTTGGGATACAACGGCTACCTGATGGTGGACGGTACCCAAATCAGCGTGGGTGTGGGCGTCAGTCTGGCCTACAGTGTGGGTCAGAGTGGCACCGGCAAGGTCTGCGACTGGTACTGGTACGCCAATGCGCACCTGGCCCTGAACGCGGACTTCACCGTCGTGTATGACCCCA